One Mycobacterium sp. SMC-4 DNA window includes the following coding sequences:
- a CDS encoding DUF3151 domain-containing protein — translation MTRMGDLLGPEPVLLPGDPDAEARLTAAEDPTSVAAAHPTASIAWAVLAERALDDDQTITAYAYARTGYHRGLDQLRRNGWKGFGPVPFGHEPNRGFLRCVAALARAADSIGESDEYQRCLDLLDDCDPAARGALGLS, via the coding sequence ATGACTCGGATGGGTGACCTCCTCGGACCCGAACCAGTGTTGCTGCCCGGCGATCCCGATGCCGAGGCCCGGCTCACCGCGGCCGAGGACCCGACCTCGGTGGCAGCCGCACACCCGACGGCGTCGATCGCGTGGGCTGTTCTCGCCGAGCGGGCCCTCGACGACGATCAAACCATCACTGCCTACGCCTACGCCCGCACCGGCTATCACCGCGGCCTGGACCAACTGCGCCGCAACGGGTGGAAGGGTTTCGGTCCGGTGCCCTTCGGTCACGAGCCCAATCGCGGGTTCCTGCGTTGCGTCGCGGCGTTGGCGCGGGCCGCCGACTCGATCGGCGAGTCCGACGAGTATCAGCGCTGCCTGGATCTGCTCGACGACTGCGACCCGGCCGCGCGCGGCGCTCTCGGTCTGTCCTGA
- a CDS encoding PaaI family thioesterase, with protein MTDYGLDPRRADPDYDRHGGFPLFEPADPGPGFGRFLTAMRRAQDLAVSANPDQQSWEQAADLAEQLVALLAPHEAGEGVGPANRVPALPGAGSLLMPPYRVTTFESDGVELEVEFSRFSVGGNNAVHGGVLPLLFDSVFGMVIHATGRPISRTAFLHVDYRKVTPIDTVLTARGWVREAQGRKAFVNAELRHPDGSLLAEANGLMIRLLPGQP; from the coding sequence GTGACCGATTACGGACTCGATCCACGCCGCGCCGACCCGGACTACGACCGCCACGGCGGATTCCCGCTCTTCGAGCCGGCCGACCCCGGCCCGGGTTTCGGCCGGTTCCTGACCGCGATGCGGCGCGCGCAGGATCTGGCGGTCTCGGCCAACCCCGATCAGCAGAGCTGGGAGCAGGCTGCAGATCTGGCCGAACAACTGGTCGCGCTGCTGGCACCGCACGAGGCCGGTGAAGGCGTCGGCCCGGCCAACCGGGTACCGGCGCTGCCGGGTGCCGGCAGCCTGCTGATGCCGCCGTACCGGGTGACCACGTTCGAGTCCGACGGCGTCGAACTGGAGGTCGAGTTCAGCCGATTCTCGGTGGGCGGTAACAACGCCGTCCACGGCGGAGTGCTCCCGCTGCTGTTCGACTCGGTCTTCGGCATGGTCATTCATGCCACCGGCCGTCCGATCAGCCGCACCGCCTTCCTGCACGTGGACTACCGCAAGGTGACCCCGATCGACACCGTGCTGACCGCCCGAGGCTGGGTGCGTGAGGCGCAGGGGCGTAAGGCGTTCGTCAACGCCGAACTGCGTCATCCCGACGGGAGTCTGCTCGCCGAGGCCAACGGCCTGATGATCCGCTTACTGCCCGGCCAACCGTGA
- a CDS encoding cytochrome P450, whose amino-acid sequence MTGTPPPPLHMRRAGLEPVPELRDARRDAGVTTVTGAFGMQAYLVTRYDDVKTVLSDHHRFSNRRPAAPGVGIDQDELTRARAGNLLALDPPEHQRLRRMLTSEFTFRRMKRLQPRIVEIVEGALDTMAAAGAPADLVEHFALPIPSLVICELLGVPYADRDDFQRRSARQLDLSIPIPERLELQREGREYMGRLVAAARSEPQDDILGMLIREHGDDLTDDELIGIAGLLLLAGHETTSNMLALGTLTLLRHPDQLAAVRDDPDAVAPAIEELMRWLSIVHTAIPRLTTGDVELAGVEIPAGSLVFASLPAANRDDAFVERADVFDISRGAALGHVGFGHGVHHCLGAPLARMEMQTAFPALLRRFPALALAEDFDDVPFRGFHFIYGLASLRVTW is encoded by the coding sequence ATGACCGGGACACCGCCGCCGCCGCTGCACATGCGCAGGGCCGGTCTGGAACCGGTGCCCGAGCTGCGCGACGCGCGGCGCGATGCCGGGGTCACGACGGTGACCGGCGCGTTCGGTATGCAGGCCTATCTGGTGACGCGTTATGACGACGTCAAGACCGTGCTCTCCGATCACCACCGCTTCTCCAACCGCCGACCGGCGGCCCCCGGGGTGGGAATCGACCAGGACGAGCTGACCCGCGCCCGCGCCGGCAACCTGCTCGCGCTCGACCCGCCCGAGCACCAGCGGCTACGCCGCATGCTCACCAGCGAGTTCACCTTCCGGCGGATGAAGCGGCTGCAGCCGCGCATCGTCGAGATCGTCGAGGGCGCCCTCGACACGATGGCCGCCGCGGGCGCTCCCGCCGATCTGGTCGAGCACTTCGCCCTGCCCATCCCGTCGCTGGTGATCTGCGAACTGCTCGGGGTGCCCTACGCCGACCGCGACGACTTCCAGCGACGCAGCGCCCGCCAGCTCGACCTGTCGATCCCGATCCCGGAACGCCTGGAACTGCAGCGCGAGGGCCGCGAGTACATGGGCAGGCTGGTCGCCGCGGCCCGGTCGGAGCCCCAGGACGACATCCTCGGCATGCTCATCCGAGAGCACGGCGACGACCTCACCGACGACGAGCTGATCGGGATCGCCGGCCTGCTGCTGCTGGCCGGACACGAGACGACGTCGAACATGCTGGCGCTGGGAACGCTGACCCTGTTGCGCCACCCCGATCAGCTCGCCGCCGTCCGCGACGACCCCGACGCGGTGGCACCGGCGATCGAGGAGCTGATGCGCTGGCTGTCGATCGTGCACACGGCGATACCGCGGCTGACGACCGGCGACGTCGAGCTCGCCGGCGTCGAGATCCCCGCCGGGTCGCTGGTGTTCGCCTCGCTGCCGGCAGCCAACCGGGACGACGCCTTCGTCGAGCGCGCGGACGTGTTCGACATCAGCCGCGGCGCCGCCCTCGGCCACGTCGGTTTCGGTCACGGTGTGCACCACTGCCTGGGCGCGCCGCTCGCACGGATGGAGATGCAGACCGCCTTCCCGGCGTTGCTGCGGCGGTTCCCGGCGCTGGCACTGGCCGAAGACTTCGACGATGTGCCGTTCCGCGGCTTCCATTTCATCTACGGTCTGGCATCGTTGAGGGTCACCTGGTGA
- a CDS encoding MarR family winged helix-turn-helix transcriptional regulator, with amino-acid sequence MDSADREGLEALIAADVRALTAASDRIGHDFAGLHALTANDFRALLHVMVAESAGEPLTAGELSRRLGVSGAAVTYLVERMIASRHLLRGADPADRRKVLLRVADHGTAVARDFFTPLADHTHIALAELPDRDLAAAHRVFGALIDAMVQFRTELEADPQPGGPHRSPGSGRLDRR; translated from the coding sequence GTGGACAGCGCGGATCGGGAAGGACTGGAAGCACTCATCGCCGCCGACGTCCGGGCGCTCACGGCGGCTTCGGATCGGATAGGCCACGACTTCGCGGGCCTGCACGCCTTGACGGCCAACGACTTCCGCGCGTTGCTGCACGTGATGGTGGCCGAATCGGCCGGCGAGCCGCTGACTGCGGGGGAACTCAGCCGGCGGCTGGGAGTATCCGGCGCGGCGGTGACCTACCTGGTCGAGCGGATGATCGCGTCCCGTCACCTGTTGCGCGGTGCCGACCCTGCCGACCGGCGCAAGGTGCTGTTGCGCGTCGCCGACCACGGCACCGCCGTGGCCCGGGACTTCTTCACCCCGCTGGCTGATCACACGCACATCGCACTGGCCGAGCTGCCCGACCGTGACCTGGCCGCTGCGCACCGGGTGTTCGGCGCGCTCATCGACGCGATGGTGCAGTTCCGGACGGAATTGGAGGCCGACCCGCAGCCCGGTGGTCCCCACCGGTCGCCCGGGTCTGGCAGGCTGGATCGTCGATGA
- a CDS encoding adenylosuccinate synthase, giving the protein MPAIVLIGAQWGDEGKGKATDLLGGRVQWVVRYQGGNNAGHTVVLPTGENFALHLIPSGILTPGVTNVIGNGVVVDPAVLLTELRGLEQRNVDTERLLISADAHLLMPYHVAIDKVVERYAGSKKIGTTGRGIGPCYQDKIARQGIRVADVRDPKILAEKIQGALEFKNQVLVKIYNRKALDPAEVVDNLLAQAEGFKHRIADARLLLNTALDNGETVLLEGSQGTLLDVDHGTYPFVTSSNPTAGGASVGSGIGPTRITTVLGILKAYTTRVGSGPFPTELFDEHGEYLAKTGGEVGVTTGRARRCGWFDAVIARYATRVNGITDYFLTKLDVLSSLQTVPICVGYTVDGKRTDEMPMTQSDIALAEPIYEEMPGWWEDISGAREFEDLPAKARDYVLRLEELAGAYISCIGVGPGRDQTIVRRDVLEAR; this is encoded by the coding sequence ATGCCGGCAATCGTCCTCATCGGCGCCCAGTGGGGTGACGAGGGCAAAGGAAAAGCCACCGATCTGCTCGGTGGTCGCGTCCAGTGGGTTGTCCGCTACCAGGGGGGCAACAACGCGGGGCACACCGTGGTGCTGCCCACCGGCGAGAACTTCGCCCTGCACCTGATCCCGTCGGGCATCCTTACCCCCGGGGTCACCAACGTGATCGGCAACGGTGTGGTCGTCGACCCGGCCGTGCTGCTGACCGAGCTGCGCGGCCTCGAGCAGCGCAACGTCGACACCGAGCGGCTGTTGATCTCGGCCGACGCGCACCTGCTGATGCCATACCACGTCGCGATCGACAAGGTGGTGGAGCGCTATGCCGGCAGCAAGAAGATCGGCACCACCGGCCGCGGCATCGGTCCGTGCTACCAGGACAAGATCGCCCGGCAGGGCATCCGGGTCGCCGACGTACGGGACCCGAAGATTCTGGCCGAGAAGATTCAGGGCGCACTGGAATTCAAAAATCAGGTGCTGGTCAAGATCTACAACCGCAAGGCGCTCGACCCCGCCGAGGTGGTCGACAATCTGCTGGCCCAGGCCGAAGGTTTCAAGCACCGCATCGCCGATGCCCGGCTGCTGCTCAACACCGCGCTGGACAACGGTGAGACGGTGCTGCTGGAAGGTTCGCAGGGCACGCTGCTCGACGTCGACCACGGCACGTATCCGTTTGTCACGTCGTCGAATCCGACCGCCGGGGGCGCTTCGGTCGGTTCCGGCATCGGCCCCACCCGCATCACCACGGTGCTGGGAATCCTCAAGGCCTACACCACTCGGGTGGGCTCCGGTCCGTTCCCCACCGAGCTGTTCGACGAACACGGCGAGTACCTGGCCAAGACCGGTGGAGAGGTCGGTGTCACCACCGGCCGGGCCCGCCGCTGCGGATGGTTCGACGCCGTCATCGCGCGCTACGCCACCCGGGTCAACGGGATCACCGATTACTTCCTGACCAAGCTCGACGTGCTGTCGAGCCTGCAGACCGTGCCGATCTGTGTCGGTTACACCGTCGACGGCAAACGCACCGACGAGATGCCGATGACACAGAGCGACATCGCGCTCGCCGAGCCGATCTACGAGGAGATGCCCGGCTGGTGGGAGGACATCTCCGGCGCCCGGGAGTTCGAGGACCTGCCGGCGAAGGCCCGTGACTACGTGCTGCGCCTGGAAGAGCTTGCCGGAGCGTATATCTCGTGCATCGGTGTCGGACCTGGCCGGGACCAGACCATCGTGCGCCGAGACGTGCTGGAGGCGCGGTGA
- a CDS encoding cation diffusion facilitator family transporter, with product MGAGHDHGHTDARVSRMILAAAILTVFFLVELITALSINSIALLADAGHMLTDLVAMFMGLTAVLLARRGSTSPARTYGWHRAEVFTAVANAVLLLGVATFILYEALERLGDAPEVPGVPLIVVALAGLAANLVVVMLLRSHSRQSLAVKGAYMEVLADTVGSVGVLIAGIVTVTTGWPYADIVVAVFVALWVLPRAISLARAALRILSESSPSHIDVEELRRALAAVDGVTEVHDLHVWTLVPGKDMVTAHLTSRRDSARVLDDARAVLSSRGLEHSTVQVEPPDAAADCACQTQR from the coding sequence ATGGGTGCGGGACACGATCACGGTCACACCGATGCCCGGGTCTCCCGGATGATCCTGGCCGCCGCCATCTTGACCGTGTTTTTCCTGGTCGAGCTGATCACGGCGCTGTCGATCAACTCGATCGCCCTGCTGGCCGATGCCGGGCACATGCTCACCGACCTGGTCGCGATGTTCATGGGACTGACCGCGGTGCTGCTGGCCCGTCGCGGCAGCACCTCACCGGCACGCACCTATGGCTGGCACCGCGCCGAAGTGTTCACCGCGGTGGCCAACGCGGTGCTGCTGCTGGGCGTGGCGACGTTCATCCTCTACGAGGCCCTCGAACGCCTGGGTGACGCGCCCGAGGTGCCGGGCGTGCCCTTGATCGTCGTCGCGCTGGCGGGGCTGGCCGCCAACCTCGTCGTCGTGATGCTGTTGCGGTCACACTCCCGGCAGAGCCTGGCGGTCAAAGGCGCCTACATGGAGGTGCTGGCCGACACCGTAGGCAGTGTCGGGGTGCTGATCGCCGGCATCGTCACCGTCACCACCGGATGGCCCTACGCCGACATCGTGGTGGCGGTCTTCGTGGCGCTGTGGGTGTTACCCCGCGCCATCTCGCTGGCCCGGGCCGCGCTGCGGATCCTGTCGGAAAGCTCCCCGAGCCATATCGACGTCGAGGAACTGCGCAGGGCGCTGGCCGCCGTCGACGGCGTCACCGAGGTGCACGATCTGCATGTGTGGACGCTGGTTCCGGGCAAGGACATGGTCACCGCGCACCTGACCAGCAGGCGGGACTCGGCGCGGGTGCTCGACGACGCCCGCGCCGTGCTCAGCTCGCGCGGGTTGGAACACTCCACCGTGCAGGTCGAGCCGCCCGACGCGGCAGCAGACTGTGCGTGCCAGACGCAGCGGTGA
- a CDS encoding diguanylate cyclase produces the protein MEKGLGEFFRSWWRQPFDFDWTIRHLRARGMLRIHQVFIGCFALLYGLTATLTVQGGLVDGGPPGGRIIVMVIAVSSTVLGVIWIVGPWPTERQSAAFVIYADFAVVAVIACCADAFVAMPGLALLAANGIYMVIAHGPRAMLAHLLFTIVAFAYFYGLALYQGTASATVTTVRLLVLMPTVVGMPVIVQSYLLALRIGAMDALHDPLTRLYNRRGFDVDVAELVPTGSGRIGVLAIDVDKFKAINDGYGHDAGDRVLVAVADAARDAVSRLGVRSVTARTGGEEFVIVADAAPATMRQLAELMHQELSGIDAAMVPTVSIGVATMRLDGHDVREAVRALVERADQAMYRAKNAGGDQTVVAEPLSPD, from the coding sequence ATGGAAAAAGGGCTTGGCGAATTCTTTCGGAGCTGGTGGCGCCAGCCGTTTGACTTCGACTGGACCATCCGGCATTTGCGGGCGCGCGGAATGCTGCGGATCCACCAGGTCTTCATCGGATGCTTCGCGCTGCTCTACGGCCTCACCGCGACGCTGACGGTGCAGGGCGGGCTGGTCGACGGTGGCCCGCCCGGCGGCCGGATCATCGTGATGGTCATCGCGGTGAGTTCGACGGTACTCGGCGTGATCTGGATCGTCGGACCGTGGCCGACCGAGCGGCAGTCCGCGGCGTTCGTCATCTACGCCGACTTCGCCGTGGTGGCCGTGATCGCCTGCTGTGCCGATGCATTCGTTGCGATGCCGGGGTTGGCGCTGCTGGCGGCCAACGGCATCTACATGGTCATTGCACACGGTCCCCGCGCGATGCTGGCGCACCTGCTGTTCACCATCGTGGCGTTCGCGTACTTCTACGGCCTGGCGCTCTACCAGGGGACCGCGTCGGCGACGGTCACCACCGTGCGACTGTTGGTGTTGATGCCGACGGTCGTCGGCATGCCGGTGATCGTGCAGTCCTATCTGCTGGCGTTGCGGATAGGCGCGATGGACGCGTTGCACGATCCGCTGACGCGGCTGTACAACCGGCGCGGATTCGACGTCGACGTGGCAGAACTGGTGCCGACCGGTAGCGGCCGGATCGGCGTGCTGGCCATCGACGTCGACAAGTTCAAGGCGATCAACGACGGGTACGGCCACGATGCCGGCGACCGGGTGCTGGTGGCGGTCGCCGACGCGGCGCGCGATGCGGTGTCGCGGCTCGGCGTGCGGTCGGTGACCGCACGCACCGGTGGTGAGGAGTTCGTGATCGTGGCCGACGCTGCGCCGGCCACGATGCGCCAGCTGGCCGAGCTGATGCATCAGGAGCTCTCCGGCATCGACGCGGCCATGGTCCCCACGGTCAGCATCGGGGTCGCCACGATGCGCCTGGACGGTCATGACGTGCGCGAGGCAGTGCGTGCCCTGGTCGAGCGGGCCGATCAGGCGATGTATCGGGCCAAGAACGCCGGCGGCGATCAGACGGTGGTCGCCGAGCCGCTCAGTCCCGACTGA
- a CDS encoding ferredoxin — MKVAAEREFCIQAGNCVMVAGEVFDQDDEGIVVVLTEEVTGESIEHARDAINLCPANALRFED, encoded by the coding sequence ATGAAAGTGGCCGCCGAGCGCGAATTCTGCATCCAGGCCGGCAACTGCGTGATGGTCGCCGGCGAGGTGTTCGACCAAGACGACGAGGGCATCGTCGTCGTACTCACCGAAGAGGTGACCGGTGAGTCGATCGAGCACGCGCGCGACGCCATCAACCTGTGCCCGGCCAACGCGCTGCGCTTCGAGGACTGA
- a CDS encoding MMPL family transporter, translating to MSRRFSWMLALVIVALSGALMGLVGSSDSGQQSPVAVPADAESARAEAARAGFPGGDRVPAILVVTRADGSVLTPQDRAAVDDARQRLLAAAGTAPPVGPPALVSDDGAAAVVTVALSTELSGFELTDKVEELRGAADDGLPGDLRAEITGGPAFGADIANSFSGANVTLLAVTATVVALLLIVTYRSPVLWLAPLLVIGFADRVGSVLGTAVAELFGMTPDGSTAGITSVLVFGAGTNYALLLISRYREELARTDSHWQALDTAVRRAGPAILASNATVVLALLTLLLATSPSTRSLGVQAASGLLVAAAFVLLVLPPLLGVFGRKLFWPFIPRVGDRALTDTGIWHRIAAGVARRPGVVSTVAIGALAVLCTGLFATPVGLSQTEQFRVEAESVNGYDRLAAHFPSGVTDPARVIAATDRSAQVQRAISETQGVVSADPAGTSPDGLTQWSVVLAAEPASDEAFETIDALRDNVHAADERALVGGSDAQARDAAAAAAHDRAVVVPAILIVVLAVLYVLLRSALAPLILVSTTVLSALAALGVGGWASVHVFGFPALDVTAPLFAFLFLVALGVDYTIFLVTRAREETPAHGTRDGIVRAVSATGAVITSAGIVLASVFCVLGVLPLIVLTQIGIIVGLGILLDTFVVRTVIIPALFTLIGPKVWWPALRADRNVDA from the coding sequence ATGTCGCGACGCTTCTCCTGGATGCTTGCGTTGGTCATCGTGGCGCTGTCGGGTGCCCTGATGGGCCTGGTCGGCAGTAGCGACTCCGGACAACAGTCCCCGGTCGCGGTTCCCGCCGACGCCGAATCCGCGCGCGCCGAGGCTGCCCGCGCCGGGTTCCCCGGCGGAGACCGGGTACCCGCGATCCTGGTCGTCACCCGCGCGGACGGATCGGTGCTGACCCCGCAGGACCGCGCCGCGGTCGACGACGCGCGCCAGCGACTGCTGGCCGCCGCCGGCACGGCGCCACCGGTTGGCCCGCCGGCGCTGGTCTCTGATGACGGCGCGGCCGCGGTCGTCACCGTCGCGCTGAGTACCGAACTGTCCGGCTTCGAGCTGACCGACAAGGTCGAGGAGTTGCGCGGCGCGGCCGACGACGGGCTGCCCGGCGATCTGCGTGCCGAGATCACCGGTGGACCGGCCTTCGGTGCCGACATCGCGAACTCGTTCTCCGGCGCCAACGTCACGTTGCTCGCGGTCACCGCGACCGTGGTGGCGCTGCTGCTGATCGTCACCTACCGCTCACCGGTGCTGTGGCTGGCGCCGCTCCTGGTGATCGGTTTCGCCGACCGGGTCGGCTCCGTGTTGGGCACCGCCGTGGCCGAACTGTTCGGCATGACCCCCGACGGGTCGACGGCGGGCATCACCAGCGTGCTGGTTTTCGGGGCCGGAACGAACTACGCGCTCCTGCTGATCTCGCGCTACCGGGAAGAGTTGGCCCGCACGGACTCGCACTGGCAGGCGCTGGACACCGCGGTGCGCCGTGCCGGTCCGGCCATCCTCGCCAGCAACGCCACCGTGGTGCTGGCCCTGCTGACGCTGCTGCTGGCAACCTCGCCGAGCACCCGCAGCCTGGGAGTACAGGCCGCATCCGGCCTGCTGGTCGCAGCCGCATTCGTGCTGCTGGTACTGCCGCCTCTGCTCGGAGTGTTCGGCCGGAAGTTGTTCTGGCCCTTCATTCCCCGGGTCGGGGACCGGGCGCTGACCGACACCGGCATCTGGCACCGGATTGCGGCCGGGGTGGCCCGACGCCCCGGTGTCGTGTCGACGGTGGCCATCGGCGCACTGGCCGTGCTGTGCACCGGGTTGTTCGCGACCCCGGTCGGGTTGTCCCAGACCGAACAGTTCCGCGTCGAGGCCGAGTCGGTCAACGGATATGACCGGCTGGCCGCTCATTTCCCCAGCGGGGTGACCGATCCGGCCCGGGTGATCGCCGCGACCGACCGCAGCGCACAGGTGCAACGGGCCATCTCCGAGACCCAGGGTGTGGTCTCAGCCGACCCCGCCGGTACCTCGCCGGACGGGTTGACCCAGTGGTCGGTGGTGCTGGCCGCCGAGCCGGCTTCCGACGAGGCGTTCGAGACCATCGACGCGCTGCGCGACAACGTGCACGCCGCCGATGAACGCGCACTGGTCGGCGGTTCGGACGCCCAGGCGCGCGACGCAGCCGCCGCGGCAGCCCACGACCGGGCCGTGGTGGTACCGGCGATCCTGATCGTCGTGCTCGCAGTGCTCTATGTGCTGCTGCGCTCGGCGCTGGCGCCGCTGATCCTGGTCTCGACCACCGTGCTCAGTGCGCTGGCCGCGCTCGGGGTGGGCGGCTGGGCCAGCGTGCACGTGTTCGGGTTCCCCGCGCTGGACGTCACCGCCCCGCTGTTCGCGTTCCTGTTCCTGGTCGCCCTGGGCGTGGACTACACGATCTTCCTGGTCACCCGGGCGCGCGAGGAGACCCCTGCCCACGGCACCCGCGACGGCATCGTGCGCGCGGTATCAGCCACCGGAGCCGTCATCACCAGCGCCGGAATCGTGCTGGCCTCGGTGTTCTGCGTGCTCGGGGTGTTGCCGCTGATCGTGCTGACCCAGATCGGGATCATCGTCGGCCTCGGCATCCTGCTGGACACCTTCGTCGTCCGCACGGTGATCATCCCCGCGCTGTTCACCCTCATCGGCCCGAAGGTCTGGTGGCCTGCTCTGCGAGCAGACCGTAACGTCGATGCATGA
- a CDS encoding site-2 protease family protein codes for MSMGPLRQSVRPSVWFWFLVATTVAGGVLAWLAAERVQPMAYVGVFVLVLGGWLVSLCLHEFGHAYTAWRFGDHGVAGRGYLTLNPRKYSHPLLSLGLPVLFIALGGIGLPGGAVYLQTSAMTRRQRTVVSLAGPAMNLVLAVVLLVVTRVLFDPARAVFWAGLAFLAFLQVTALLLNLLPIPGLDGYGALEPHLSDATRRAVAPVSQWGFLVLLVVLLTPPLNQWFFGAVYWVFELSGVPSALSSLGGRLTRFWAAWL; via the coding sequence GTGAGCATGGGCCCGCTGCGCCAGTCCGTGCGGCCGAGCGTGTGGTTCTGGTTTCTGGTGGCCACCACGGTCGCCGGTGGGGTGCTGGCGTGGCTGGCGGCCGAGCGGGTGCAGCCGATGGCCTACGTCGGGGTGTTCGTCCTGGTGCTGGGCGGCTGGCTGGTGTCGCTGTGCCTGCACGAGTTCGGTCACGCCTACACCGCATGGCGGTTCGGGGATCACGGGGTGGCCGGGCGGGGTTATCTGACGCTCAATCCACGCAAGTACTCCCATCCGCTGCTGTCGCTGGGCCTGCCGGTGCTGTTCATCGCGCTGGGTGGGATCGGCCTGCCCGGCGGCGCGGTCTATCTGCAGACCTCGGCGATGACGCGCCGGCAGCGGACCGTGGTCAGCCTGGCGGGCCCGGCGATGAACCTGGTGTTGGCCGTGGTGCTGCTGGTGGTGACCCGTGTGCTGTTCGACCCTGCCCGCGCAGTGTTCTGGGCCGGGCTGGCGTTTCTGGCGTTCCTTCAGGTGACGGCCCTGCTGCTGAACCTGCTGCCGATCCCGGGACTGGACGGTTACGGCGCACTCGAGCCGCATCTGAGCGACGCGACCCGGCGCGCAGTGGCACCGGTCAGTCAGTGGGGCTTCCTGGTCCTGCTGGTCGTGCTGCTCACCCCGCCGCTGAACCAGTGGTTCTTCGGCGCCGTGTACTGGGTGTTCGAGCTGTCGGGAGTGCCGTCCGCGCTGTCGTCGCTCGGCGGGCGGTTGACGCGCTTCTGGGCGGCGTGGCTGTAG
- a CDS encoding DUF4878 domain-containing protein, with protein MSNPTGPEDPDKPADEDSPPESPGGAESDAETEVLGEPDPDHEPATEIISPQQAPGSGQPVDPGERRYTAPSGFDAGSTQIINRPNEPATEVFASAKATGPQMIPPRGDAPKPPRERRHWGWVVAIVVIIAALAAIAILGTILLTRGGVSGVSQEEQVRTTIQNFDTAVQNGDLAQLRSITCGSKRDTYVNYDDRRWADIHGRVAAAKQYPVVASIDQIVVNGDHAEANVTTFMAYDPQTRSTRSFDLQFRDDQWKVCQTN; from the coding sequence ATGTCGAACCCCACAGGGCCGGAAGATCCGGACAAGCCCGCCGACGAGGATTCACCGCCCGAGTCGCCCGGCGGTGCCGAGTCCGACGCCGAAACCGAGGTGCTGGGCGAACCCGATCCCGACCACGAGCCCGCCACCGAGATCATCAGCCCGCAGCAAGCGCCCGGATCAGGCCAACCGGTGGACCCCGGCGAGCGCCGCTACACCGCGCCGTCGGGCTTCGACGCCGGCTCGACCCAGATCATCAACCGGCCCAACGAACCGGCCACCGAGGTGTTCGCCAGCGCCAAAGCGACTGGTCCACAAATGATTCCACCACGTGGCGATGCGCCCAAGCCGCCCAGGGAAAGGCGGCACTGGGGCTGGGTGGTGGCCATCGTGGTGATCATCGCGGCGCTGGCCGCCATCGCGATCCTGGGCACCATCCTGTTGACGCGCGGCGGGGTGTCGGGGGTGTCCCAGGAGGAGCAGGTCCGCACCACGATCCAGAACTTCGACACCGCGGTACAGAACGGTGATCTGGCCCAACTGCGCAGCATCACCTGCGGCTCCAAGCGCGACACCTACGTCAACTACGACGACAGGCGGTGGGCCGACATCCACGGCCGGGTCGCCGCCGCCAAGCAGTACCCGGTGGTGGCCAGCATCGACCAGATCGTCGTCAACGGCGACCACGCCGAGGCCAATGTCACCACGTTCATGGCCTACGACCCTCAGACGCGCTCGACCCGCAGCTTCGACCTGCAGTTCCGCGACGACCAGTGGAAGGTCTGCCAGACCAATTAG
- a CDS encoding peptidase M50 — protein MDSYPIAVCRGAGRRVPRAIRELPVLDRVEDAVACRRVLVVGSNADLAAVLKHLLRTDRLDVEVAHVRRWWQARRARRAAAMRTPLIRDETGAVIVGAAYWVPPEGRTTIEGEAVVDDERLFDGRTGAVRVEPTASLPGLRATVWRGRLRPTRWVAGRAAQLGTTGARVIRDGQPGPREVRRSTFYRHTEGWARVPTGRFGPP, from the coding sequence GTGGACTCCTACCCCATTGCGGTGTGCCGTGGCGCGGGCCGACGGGTCCCGCGGGCGATTCGCGAACTACCCGTCCTGGACCGCGTCGAGGACGCTGTGGCGTGCCGGCGCGTGCTCGTCGTCGGTTCGAATGCCGACCTCGCCGCGGTGTTGAAACACCTGCTGCGCACCGACCGCCTCGACGTCGAAGTGGCCCACGTGCGGCGGTGGTGGCAGGCCCGTCGGGCGCGCCGGGCTGCCGCGATGCGGACCCCGCTGATCCGCGACGAGACCGGCGCGGTCATCGTCGGCGCGGCCTATTGGGTGCCGCCGGAAGGCCGGACCACCATCGAGGGTGAGGCAGTCGTCGATGACGAGCGGTTGTTCGACGGCCGCACCGGTGCGGTCCGGGTGGAACCGACCGCGTCGCTGCCCGGGCTGCGCGCAACGGTGTGGCGGGGCCGGCTGCGCCCGACGCGGTGGGTGGCCGGGCGGGCCGCCCAGCTCGGCACCACCGGTGCGCGGGTGATCCGCGACGGGCAGCCGGGCCCCCGGGAGGTCCGGCGCTCGACGTTCTACCGCCACACCGAGGGCTGGGCCCGGGTACCAACGGGCAGGTTCGGGCCACCGTGA